A genomic window from Pecten maximus chromosome 6, xPecMax1.1, whole genome shotgun sequence includes:
- the LOC117329035 gene encoding uncharacterized protein LOC117329035 has translation MNKGKPETTGDLPDPSQLHTDNPEHPVMGDPAVPLELQTENPEHPVIGDSAVPLELQTDNLGHPGMGDSAVPLELQTDNLGHPVMGDPAVPLELQTDNLGHPVMGDPAVPSELQTENLGHQIIMGDHAVPSEPHTDNLGHHTIMGHHAIPSEPHTDNPTPEIEGAYPGQSGVTTPADLIEQQIGNPGQQAKATILRDSEEIRTDLCKIFGYTMLVLFASSYWLQIRLICLAICVIIVLDSYANNRSMKNINGNETNSMRNTLRNAVSNSDEISSVVDQDMEENDRVEKLTIQIDDIKGNAREEVHPDPNYGRTQLQNEKIPGPSEAATAPDQKLAKQSTRESQPLQCFSENGHPLCQPSCDEREIRHREQGSLEAVNELETEVRELQAIFVLSYTDVITEGATSQDPMLEEPTHISQPQYFSENGHPLCQPSSDQRENFPGENNTYEAVLQPDNEAYDIQELIVSSSSCATDNDDDNDDGGDNAIHPRRFPVEWDDQNNFKLSRDVLKVIAQNPTKVFHLTPCSKVTKTEIEDPTDYLVDSGYNGTTGTTHSQQLEHSATSQVTGATRFQNQKDLPSRKQGITVPAEPPFSMPTIQLQSLGGTSSEPVYQVHKHQGNICLLTSSHRDNSPDQCDVLFVHQGYALFVLTMPRGVHVNTITKMRQFTQKICALLGEETYYFLQEGLKDRAEINEDCVINIVTLT, from the exons ATGAACAAAGGTAAACCAGAAACCACTGGAGATCTGCCTGACCCATCACAACTACACACAGACAATCCGGAACATCCAGTTATGGGAGACCCTGCTGTTCCATTAGAACTACAAACAGAAAATCCGGAACATCCAGTTATCGGAGACTCTGCTGTTCCATTAGAACTACAAACAGACAATCTGGGACATCCAGGTATGGGAGACTCTGCTGTTCCATTAGAACTACAAACAGACAATCTGGGACATCCAGTTATGGGAGACCCTGCTGTTCCATTAGAACTACAAACAGACAATCTGGGACATCCAGTTATGGGAGACCCTGCTGTTCCATCAGAACTACAAACAGAAAATCTGGGACATCAAATAATTATGGGAGATCATGCTGTCCCATCAGAACCACACACAGACAATCTTGGACATCATACAATTATGGGACATCATGCTATCCCATCAGAACCACACACAGACAATCCTACACCAGAAATTGAAGGAGCTTATCCAGGACAATCAGGGGTCACAACTCCTGCTGACCTAATAGAACAACAAATAGGTAATCCAGGGCAACAAGCAAAGGCAACCATACTGAGGGATTCAGAAGAAATTAGAACAGATCTGTGCAAAATATTTGGTTACACAATGTTGGTTCTCTTTGCCTCTTCCTATTGGTTGCAGATTCGGCTCATATGTTTAGCAATTTGTGTCATCATTGTACTAGATAGTTATGCTAATAATAGAAGTATGAAAAACATAAATGGCAATGAAACCAACTCGATGAGAAACACATTAAGAAATGCAGTTTCTAACTCTGATGAAATTTCCAGTGTAGTTGATCAAGATATGGAGGAAAATGATCGAGTTGAAAAACTGACAATACAAATTGATGACATCAAAGGAAATGCTCGTGAAGAGGTACACCCAGATCCAAATTATGGCAGAACTCAATTGCAGAATGAAAAAATCCCAGGGCCATCAGAAGCTGCTACAGCACCAGATCAGAAGTTGGCAAAACAATCAACACGTGAATCACAACCACTACAGTGTTTTAGTGAAAATGGTCATCCCTTATGTCAGCCTAGCTGTGATGAGAGGGAAATTCGTCATAGGGAACAAGGTTCATTGGAAGCAGTAAATGAATTAGAAACTGAAGTACGTGAGCTACAGGCCATTTTCGTGCTTTCCTATACCGATGTAATCACAGAGGGTGCTACTTCACAAGATCCAATGCTAGAAGAACCCACTCACATATCTCAACCACAGTATTTCAGTGAAAATGGTCATCCTCTGTGTCAACCAAGCTCAGACCAGAGGGAAAATTTTCCTGGTGAAAATAATACATATGAAGCAGTCTTACAACCAGATAATGAGGCCTATGATATCCAAGAACTTATAGTGTCTAGCTCTTCATGTGCAACTGATAATGACGATGACAATGATGATGGCGGTGACAATGCCATACATCCAAGGAGATTTCCAGTGGAATGGGATGATCAAAACAATTTCAAGCTTAGCAGAGATGTCCTCAAGGTAATTGCTCAAAACCCTACAAAAGTATTTCATTTAACACCATGTTCTAAAGTTACCAAGACTGAGATTGAGGATCCAACAGACTATCTGGTTGATAGTGGCTACAATGGAACCACAGGTACTACACATTCCCAGCAATTAGAACATTCTGCTACCAGTCAAGTGACTGGTGCCACAAGGTTCCAAAACCAAAAAGATCTTCCAAGCAGGAAACAAGGCATTACAGTACCAGCAGAACCACCATTCAGCATGCCCACAATACAG CTGCAGTCCCTAGGTGGTACTTCGTCAGAACCAGTTTATCAAGTTCACAAACACCAAGGCAACATATGTCTCCTCACATCAAGCCACAGAG ATAATTCCCCTGACCAATGTGATGTCCTGTTTGTACACCAAGGTTATGCTTTGTTTGTCCTAACAATGCCTAGAGGTGTCCATGTCAATACTATCACCAAAATGAGGCAATTCACCCAGAAG ATATGTGCCCTGCTAGGTGAAGAAACCTACTACTTTCTACAGGAAGGACTTAAAGATCGTGCAGAAATCAACGAAGATTGTGTCATCAACATCGTGACACTGACCTAG